From the genome of Falco cherrug isolate bFalChe1 chromosome 10, bFalChe1.pri, whole genome shotgun sequence:
TCTTGAGGTGTACATGCACGTGGCCATCGCTGACTCCAGGGCTCGGAACGACTGCTGTGAAGCAATGGAGTAAGGGAAGGGTCCAGCTGTGACCCTTGCTGCCTCGGGGTTAGGGTTTTGTTGCTTGGCTGACCGGTAGGTTTATTTTTTGCTCATGTTTCTTGGTGTTTGTTAGTCTTATGACCTTCTGTGCTTACGTAAAGCGCTCCGGCAGGCTCTGAAGTCAATGCCGGGGAAGGCTGATAGCACAGGTTATCGTGCAGCGTTAGGGCCACGCTGACAGTGGGAGCTTGCACCGGGTGCGGCTGTGTCATCCCTGAAAGGGCCTGGCCGTGTTGCAAAGCCCACCAGCGAGCTCCCAGGAACCTGCCCACAGGTAACGGGGGCAGAACAGGCAgccaccatgggcagggatgtggggccaggggaagagaagaaaaagggagcaGGCAGTGGAGCTCGacgtgctggagcaggagaatAGCAGCCGATCCCTGCAGTGGGCTATCGGCCCCACGTGCGCCCGGAGACGGGACAGCCTGTGGCTACAGAACGAAGCTGCTGCAAGGGAACGGGCTCGAGACTGTGTTTGGAAGCCTAAAGGTGTCTAAAGTCACGTCACCATAAGAAATGGTAAAGCCAAAGTCCCCCGAGTCCCTTCAGGCTCTACATTCTACAGTGCCCAGCGTAACGGTGGAAAAAGCAGAGCTACAAGCTAAGAGTCAGGCCTCTTTCCCAATGAAGTTAACTGTAACCATCGTAGCTATTTGCATCACGCAGAAAGTATCAGGATGGCAGCTAAAGTATTTACATTAAAGAGGCgtcataaatatttttgcatgcaAAGCCCTCAcgaacagcagcaggagccttCACTCTGGCTGACTGCAGGGTCTGGTACAACCTCTgctagctgatttttttccgTGGAAGAGGAAAGATGCTGTGAAAAGAGCCGGTAACTTTACAGACCTTTTGTGATCTCACCTTGATTTAAGAACCCAAACAGAGTAAGGACAGATTTACACAGGTTTCGTACAGGGACCGACCCCGCTGTAACACAGCTACTGGATTCCCGTGGAATAATGTATCAGGAGGGAGAAACGCCGGAGGTTTTACAGAGCGGACTGCACCTGGATTTTCCTCAGCCGCGCCTGACGTTTTGTTTAAGGGCAGATTTTGCATCTCACCTCCCTGTCTGCGCCCTACACCTTGTGCTCGGACCCCCACCTTCCTCCCCCGGGTCTGGCctgggcggggggcgggggctgctgcccccaCCGCGGCCCTTCGCAAAGGGGGGAACGAGGGGAGGTGCCGGTGTGGGGGTCGATGCCCGGGGGCGGGGGTACGCGCCGCCCCGTGTGTCCCCCCGGGGCGGTGCCCCGGTCCatgcccggggcggggggcgaagtccggggcggggggcggcccggcccggcgcgggggccgctccccgccccccctccccccggcttTTAAGGCGGGCAGTGCGGCGTCCCCCGCCCAGAGCGGGCCAGGCCTGCGCCGCGCATCCCGGCCGGCCCGCAGCGCAGCGCAGCgcagcggggccgggcagccccATGGGGCGtgggcggcgcggccgggggcagcgggggcccGGCCGGCTGTaggctgcccgccgcccgccgcagcATGCCGGCAGCGCTGCgcctgctgtggctgggctgcctctgcagcctctgccgCGGGTACTTCGAGGGGCCGCTGTACCCCGAGATGTCCAACGGGACCCTGCACCACTACTTCGTCCCCGATGGGGACTACGAGGAGAACGACGACCCCGAGCGGTGCCAGCTGCTCTTCAGGGTGAGCGAGCAGCGGCGgtgcggcgcggcggcggcgggcggcggcgggctgaGCCTGCGGGAGGAGCTGACGGTGCTGGGCCGGCAGGTGGAGGACGCGGGCCGGGTGCTGGAGGGCATCGGCAAGAGCATCTCCTACGACCTGGACGGGGAGGAGAGCTACAGCACCTACCTGCGCCGCGAGTCCGCCCAGATCAGCGACGCCTACTCCAGCTCGGACCGCTCGCTGAGCGAGCTGGAGGGCAAGTTCCgccagggccaggagcagggcGGCC
Proteins encoded in this window:
- the FIBIN gene encoding fin bud initiation factor homolog, with product MPAALRLLWLGCLCSLCRGYFEGPLYPEMSNGTLHHYFVPDGDYEENDDPERCQLLFRVSEQRRCGAAAAGGGGLSLREELTVLGRQVEDAGRVLEGIGKSISYDLDGEESYSTYLRRESAQISDAYSSSDRSLSELEGKFRQGQEQGGREEARLGDSFVGLLLHARALLRETRHISSGLRDKHDLLALTVRSHGARLSRLKNDYLRA